In Streptomyces nodosus, one DNA window encodes the following:
- the rocD gene encoding ornithine--oxo-acid transaminase — translation MNTSDTLIRAADARCAPTYAPLPVVVATADGAWMTDVEGRRYLDLLAGYSALNFGHCNRRLIDAAKAQLERVTLTSRAFHHDRFGAFCDQLAELCGMEMVLPMNTGAEAVETAVKTARKWGYRVKGVPAEMAKIVVAGENFHGRTTTIISFSTDPDARADFGPYTPGFEIVPYGDPTAMSEALTENTVAVLLEPIQGEAGVRVPPAGYLRAVRELTRERKVLFMADEIQSGLGRTGRTFACEHEGVVPDVYVLGKALGGGIVPVSAVVSRAEVLEVFRPGEHGSTFGGNPLACAVALEVMAMLRSGEYQARAAELGERLHRALGRLADTGRVTQVRGRGLWAGVDIHPSQGTGREICEQLMDRGVLAKETHGTTIRLAPPLVIDEEDLDWGLAQLAAVLGV, via the coding sequence GTGAACACCTCCGACACCCTGATCAGAGCGGCCGATGCCCGCTGCGCCCCGACCTACGCCCCGCTTCCGGTCGTGGTGGCGACGGCGGACGGCGCCTGGATGACGGACGTCGAGGGGCGCCGCTATCTGGATCTGCTGGCCGGCTACTCGGCGCTGAACTTCGGCCACTGCAACCGGCGGCTGATCGATGCGGCCAAGGCCCAGCTGGAGCGGGTGACACTGACCTCGCGTGCCTTCCACCACGACCGGTTCGGGGCGTTCTGCGACCAGCTGGCGGAGCTGTGCGGCATGGAGATGGTGCTGCCGATGAACACGGGTGCCGAGGCGGTGGAGACCGCGGTGAAGACGGCCCGTAAGTGGGGCTACCGGGTCAAGGGGGTGCCGGCGGAGATGGCCAAGATCGTGGTCGCGGGCGAGAACTTCCACGGCCGTACGACGACGATCATCAGCTTCTCCACCGATCCGGACGCCCGCGCCGACTTCGGCCCGTACACACCGGGCTTCGAGATCGTGCCGTACGGGGATCCGACCGCGATGAGCGAGGCACTGACCGAGAACACGGTGGCGGTGCTGCTGGAGCCGATCCAGGGCGAGGCGGGGGTGCGGGTGCCGCCCGCCGGATATCTGCGGGCGGTACGGGAGCTGACCCGGGAGCGGAAGGTGCTCTTCATGGCCGACGAGATCCAGTCGGGGCTCGGCCGGACCGGACGGACCTTCGCCTGCGAGCACGAGGGCGTCGTACCGGATGTGTATGTGCTCGGGAAGGCGCTGGGCGGCGGGATCGTGCCGGTCTCGGCCGTGGTGTCCCGTGCCGAGGTGCTCGAGGTGTTCCGGCCGGGCGAGCACGGGTCGACGTTCGGCGGGAACCCGTTGGCCTGCGCGGTGGCGCTGGAGGTGATGGCGATGCTGCGGTCCGGCGAGTACCAGGCGCGGGCGGCGGAGCTGGGCGAGCGGCTGCACCGTGCGCTCGGCAGGCTGGCCGACACGGGCCGGGTCACCCAGGTGCGGGGGCGCGGGCTGTGGGCGGGCGTGGACATCCACCCGTCCCAGGGGACCGGACGGGAGATCTGCGAGCAGCTGATGGACCGGGGCGTCCTGGCCAAGGAGACCCACGGAACCACCATCCGGCTCGCCCCACCGCTGGTCATCGACGAGGAGGACCTGGACTGGGGCCTCGCCCAACTGGCCGCGGTCCTGGGCGTCTGA